DNA sequence from the Oryza brachyantha chromosome 5, ObraRS2, whole genome shotgun sequence genome:
ttttatgtgggaactctaaattttattctGTGACAAACATCAACTTGTCCAATTGAATGAACAgttatgcaatttttttttcattatctgCTCCTGAGTCACTGTCGAACTATCAGCATAAGGCAGCATATCAAGTTATTCTTCGTTTAACACTACTTCatgattataatttttcttgACATTGGTTGCAAAATCTTTTCAGCTGTTGGAGACAGTGATGAAGAACTGTGGTGAATATGTCCATTTTGAAGTTAttgaacaaaatattttgcaggaaATGGTTAAAATTGTCCAAAAGAAGGTATCTCCCTCTTTTGGTTATCACCACTATTGTCATTACTATTATGTTGTTTAAATTAGCTAAGCAAGaggagtaatatatttttgcagtAGGACCTGTTTGGATACTGGGAATTTGGATCCAAATCCCTAGGAATTTGAACTAAATAAACAATCTAAAAGAAGTTGACTCACCCAAACAGTGGAAGTTCTTTCTGTGTTAAGAATTTATGGAAACATTAATTTCTACATATTAATTGGAAGATTAGGTACACAATTTTGCCGGGAAATTTagaacaatgttttttttctaagaataTCCATTTTATGAATATCCATGCAGCATGATATGCAAGTGAGGGATAAAGTATTGGTACTTCTGGACTCATGGCAAGAAGCATTTGGTGGACCTGGAGGCAAATATCCTCAGTACTATTGGTCATACATTGAACTTAAGGTTTGCAGTATGCTGCTATTTTTTAGTATTCTTATACTACTTGGGGAACAGATATCAATTATCATAATAGCTAATGTCAAAATGTGTTACAGAGGTCAGGAATAATGTTCCCGCGACGTCCTCTAGATGCGCCTCCAATATTTACTCCCCCTGCAACGCGTCATGCTCAACCCTATGGTTCACCTACATATCCTGCTGGAAGTCTGAATGAGAGAATGGCATCCGATGTTGAAACTCTGAGGTTGCATCCCTATCTAGTATAGTACtcgttagtttttttttttcattccagCTGTCCTTTTGGTTACATCATTTTATGGCTATAAACCTTTTGTCTCTTTTTTCTCCAGTTTAGGGGACTTGAATAATATTAGAGATACAACAGAATTGCTGTGTGATATGGTGAATGCTTTGAATCCTTCTGATCGCATGGTAGGTTGAAATTCTCAACATTAAATTCAGAAATAGTTTTGTTGAAGTTTATGGAAATGTTTATTATCATTTTGGTGACCCCAGGCTGTTAAAGATGAAATTATTACAGAGCTTGTTAGCCAATGCCGATCAAATCAACAAAAGCTCATGCGATTTGTCAGTTCCACAGGGTAAGCTGTTTGGGTTTCTTGTTTGTCTTTGTTCGTGCTTATGAaccatggcaaaaaaaaaaaactttgtaaAAGCGTCCGAAGATCCAATCTTTTAAACCGAGTTTTTGTGGTTCCTATTGTTTAGGAATGAGGAGCTACTGAAGCAAGGCTTGGAAATCAATGATCGCTTACAGGGCATACTTGCAAAACATGATGCTATTGCTGCTGGATCTCCTTTGCCAGTTGAAACACCAAGGAGAGACGAGATACCCAGAGAAGATCCAAAAGTAAAGTCATCTGCACCTCCAATTGTACCTCCATCTGCACCTCCAGTTGAAgaggatgaagatgatgaGTTTGCTCAGATAGCAAGAAGGTACTTAAGAGTATCCTTTGATAAGCaatctataaattaattatcagcAAGTAAACCCTAATTACTTCTATATCtgcagaaaaaacaaatctgTGATAGATAGTAACGAGGCATCATCCAGTGCTGGTGATCAGGCCCTTGTACCTGTTGACCCAGCAACTTCTGAAACCTCATCTTCTGTCGCGAGCAATGCAATGGTTCCTGTTGACTCATCTCCTGCCAGTGGTACTCGGACAAAAGAGCAGGACATGATCGACCTTCTAAGCCTCACCCTGTACACTCCCCCTGAAGCATCTACAGGTTCTTCTTCACAGAGCCAAAATAGCACTCAGCAGCCTGTCATGTCAAATGGGCCCGAATTACCACCGAATTATCAGCCTGCTGCATCAAATGGATCACATTACTCTTCAAACCAGCAGGCACATCCGACGAATCAAGCTTACACCCCATACAACAATTATGTTGCTCCTTGGGCCCAAACTGGACAAGGCACACAGGCAGGAGCATACCAACCTCAGCCCATGCAGTATGCATCTAGCTACCCAGCACCACCATGGGCGATGCCAGCGAGTGTCAACTCAACTAATCCTTTTCAGCCTGCCACATACCGGACGCAGAACCCTCCTGTCACTTCTGCTGCTCCAACAAATACTTATCCAACTCCTTCATCTCCGTATGCTGCTCCCCCAAGGCAACATGTGCCATCCCCTACCCGACCCATGCAAGCCACGCAACAAAATAGCTCTTTTGGTTCTCAAACAAGAAATGGTCCAGCCATGGCTCAGGATGCTAGAATGAATGGGACTCTACGGCAACCAGAAGCTCCAGCGGCCGCAGCCAAACCATACTACATGCCAGACAATTTATTTGGTGATTTGATTGATGTGAAGAGTTTCGGTGGAGGTAAGATGAGCAGAACGACGAGCATGCCTAGTCCAAATGGCAGTAGTCAACCTTTGCTGGGTGGGAAGAAATAGCTTACTGAATTTAAGGCTTCGAGCTAGCTGCTACTGCTGTTCCAGCTTGGTGTACATTTGCGGTATATTTGTCAAGGTTTTGTGTTGGTTACATTGGTTAATTTCGTGGTTGCCGATTGTAATATAAAAGAGATAAGTAGAGCATTATTGCTGTAAATGATCGATGACATTCATTAGAGGGTGGGCTCTTGCTCATCGGCCTCGCCGCTTTCATTTGTGATGTGTATATGAGTCTCATCtgttcacttttgcttatatttataagcaaaacaaatcgaatttttagccttaaatttgaagttgattttgaagtttttcatcatagtttattcttaagtatttgtttatagatagctaaaaacacatatataaaatttttatacatattattttttgtttgcaaacatGATGCTCGGTTTTTTCAAAGAAAGAGCCAAACAAGGACCCTGTATAATTCGTTTGATCTGCAAACATTCTCCAATATTACCCAGCTGGAACAACTTTTTTGCACAACATTATCGCCAAATCACTGACATTTGACGACATGATTTTAACAACGTTTGCATCGCGTTGTATCTCCTGGGCAGTGCGATTTGTCTGTTTCAAGTCTACTATGCAAACAATAGGGTTCTTATACTACAGTAATACATCTGAATTAACATGCACTTATTGATCAAAAGAACACATCTGATAAGACCGGAGCGCCAATTGGATCACTTGCTGAGGTGTTGCGCATGGTGGGTTTGCAGGACAGATTACGAGACAACGAGGTGCTATCTCACCAAATCGCCCACATTATTTATGGATATCGATCCCACGAGATCAGGCTGATCCTGCCAGCTCCTCTCCGACTCACAGCTTCGACAGTGCAATATCCATCACGTCAATTAAGAAATCTGCATGCAGCAGTTCATCAAATCATGTTACAGTCATGGATCAAAATTGAGAAGTTACTGAAACATGCATTGGAAAATTGGCAGTAGCAGAAGTACAAGATCTTACCGGAGTCCTCTTTAGTGAAGCAAAGTGGAGGTGTTACCCTGAAGACGTTCCCGTAGAAACCACCCTTGCCAACCAGCACGCCCATGTCTATCGCAGAAGAAAGTTCAGAAATTTTTGGAATAACAAGGAAGTTCAGAAATTACTCCCGGTAAAGTCTCAGTAATAGAACTGGAAGAGGCTGGAAACTTGAGTACCTTTCATGTGGTTCATGACATGGCCGATCTCAACTTTGGCCGGAGTCTTCTTCTGGCGATCAGTCACCAGCTCAACCCCAAGAAGAAAGCCTTTCCCCCTAACATCACCAATGACTGGAAATCCATCCACAGAAGCCACATGTAAGAAACAAATCTACCCTGTAGATCCCTGTGGTTGCAATATGATGATTTATCGTAGCTACTGATACTCACTGTCATGCTTCTCTTTCAGCTTGTTGAGCCTTTCCTTCAGGTAAGAGCCAATCACAAAGGCATTCTCCTGGAGTTTCTCCTTTTCCAGAACCTTGAGAACAGCATGGCCACCGGCAGTGCTGACAGGGTTGCCACCAAAAGTGTTGAAGTAGCTTCTACGGGTTAATACCTGCGCGATCTCAGGAGTTGTGACGACTGCTCCGATCGGTATGCCATTTCCGATACCCTGAAGATGAATAGCATGAAAATGTGAGTCCCCCAGATATTCGATTCGTTGGAGGAGAGAACGCATGGAGTTTGCAACTCTGAATTGGATCGTCAAAGCTTCACCTTTGCCATTGTAACTATGTCTGGGATGACGCCGTGCGATTCAAATCCCCAGAAGTGGCTTCCAGTTCGTGCGACTCCTGCCTGAACCTCGTCGGCAATGCAGAGGCCACCAGCCTTCCTTACCATATTGTACACAGCAGGCAAGTATCCTGGTGCCAATTCCACTATTCCACCAACTCCCTGAATGGAAAAGGAACTCATTTGTTTTCAGAATATAAAAAACACTTCTGTTTGAAATGACAGAGTAGTGATGGTATAATAACGCATTGAGATTGACATACCTGTATGGCTTCTGAAATAAAACCACCGACCCTTCCTGTAGTCCCAAAATCAATGATTTCCTGAACATCTCGGGCATACTTCTCGCCGTCAGAACCAAAAGCACCTCTATATGGGTCTGGATTAAGTGCATGGTGCACTCCCGTCTGAACAAGTTATAAATGAATATTGTCAGTGATTTGCATGTAGTGACAGTTTAAGTCCTGTGTGTTTACCCGATACCTAAACGGGAACAAGACGGACACTTGCCTGAACAACATTAAATTTCCAGTTGCATTGAGCAGTAGCACCCATCGTTCCAGCTGCATTCCCGTGGTATCCATTCCTAAGCGAAATAATGTCGTGGCAACCAGTGTAAAGCCGCGCAATCATCAGTGCAAGCTCATTTGCCTCTGTGCCAGAATTTGTGAAGAAAACGacctgaaaagaaaagaacagatTCAGGTGAGGCTtttgcaaaaggaaaaaaataccataatGTATTTCTACACAAATTAGGAATCTTTCAATTCAG
Encoded proteins:
- the LOC102723055 gene encoding alanine--glyoxylate aminotransferase 2 homolog 3, mitochondrial-like, producing the protein MQRLASSRRLLQAALVQGRANSSLSAAAAAAAVPTPENAFAAAPKMPPFDYTPPPYDGPRAEEIFRKRTEFLSPSLFHFYDRPLNIVDGKMQYLFDEDGRRYLDAFGGIATVCCGHCHPDVVDAIVNQAKRIQHSTVLYLNHAIADFAEALSSKMPGDLKVVFFTNSGTEANELALMIARLYTGCHDIISLRNGYHGNAAGTMGATAQCNWKFNVVQTGVHHALNPDPYRGAFGSDGEKYARDVQEIIDFGTTGRVGGFISEAIQGVGGIVELAPGYLPAVYNMVRKAGGLCIADEVQAGVARTGSHFWGFESHGVIPDIVTMAKGIGNGIPIGAVVTTPEIAQVLTRRSYFNTFGGNPVSTAGGHAVLKVLEKEKLQENAFVIGSYLKERLNKLKEKHDIIGDVRGKGFLLGVELVTDRQKKTPAKVEIGHVMNHMKDMGVLVGKGGFYGNVFRVTPPLCFTKEDSDFLIDVMDIALSKL
- the LOC102720801 gene encoding TOM1-like protein 6; its protein translation is MYPVVTGPPPARLPASSRVDKATSHLLQGPDWAINLEICDTLNADRWQTKDVVKALKKRLQHRDPRVQFLTLTLLETVMKNCGEYVHFEVIEQNILQEMVKIVQKKHDMQVRDKVLVLLDSWQEAFGGPGGKYPQYYWSYIELKRSGIMFPRRPLDAPPIFTPPATRHAQPYGSPTYPAGSLNERMASDVETLSLGDLNNIRDTTELLCDMVNALNPSDRMAVKDEIITELVSQCRSNQQKLMRFVSSTGNEELLKQGLEINDRLQGILAKHDAIAAGSPLPVETPRRDEIPREDPKVKSSAPPIVPPSAPPVEEDEDDEFAQIARRKNKSVIDSNEASSSAGDQALVPVDPATSETSSSVASNAMVPVDSSPASGTRTKEQDMIDLLSLTLYTPPEASTGSSSQSQNSTQQPVMSNGPELPPNYQPAASNGSHYSSNQQAHPTNQAYTPYNNYVAPWAQTGQGTQAGAYQPQPMQYASSYPAPPWAMPASVNSTNPFQPATYRTQNPPVTSAAPTNTYPTPSSPYAAPPRQHVPSPTRPMQATQQNSSFGSQTRNGPAMAQDARMNGTLRQPEAPAAAAKPYYMPDNLFGDLIDVKSFGGGKMSRTTSMPSPNGSSQPLLGGKK